Proteins encoded by one window of Carcharodon carcharias isolate sCarCar2 chromosome 30, sCarCar2.pri, whole genome shotgun sequence:
- the trir gene encoding telomerase RNA component interacting RNase, with product MADRRRSREVSGSSEAGDADGGGGSESKGVNAFANDGSFMALFKKKMEEQKLRSEGGAAPSGGDIDNGGKRSVAAGQEQSNEAQSDRKKSVLNIVGKRRGGAKLALKTGMVAKKHKAEEEAEARGGDAWAKYMAEVKKYKAHQCSDDDKTRPLVK from the exons ATGGCGGACAGGCGGAGGAGCCGCGAAGTTTCTGGAAGCTCCGAGGCGGGCGACGCGGACGGTGGCGGCGGCTCGGAGAGCAAAGGGGTGAACGCCTTCGCCAACGATGGTAGCTTCATGGCGCTTTTCAAGAAGAAGATGGaagagcagaagctgaggagTGAAGGGGGAGCCGCGCCGAGCGGCGGGGATATAGACAATGGAGGCAAGAGGAGTGTGGCCGCTGGCCAGGAGCAAAGTAATGAGGCCCAGAGCGACAGGAAGAAAAGCGTGCTGAATATT GTGGGAAAGCGGCGAGGTGGGGCAAAGCTAGCCCTCAAGACGGGAATGGTAGCCAAGAAACACAAGGCTGAAGAAGAG GCTGAGGCGCGTGGAGGAGATGCGTGGGCCAAATACATGGCAGAGGTGAAGAAATACAAAGCACATCAGTGCAGCGACGACGACAAAACTCGGCCTCTTGTTAAATAG